The stretch of DNA CCTGGGCTGGCCCGCCGGCTGCTGCGGCTCGACGAGAAGCCGTACGAGTGCACCGAGTGCGGCAAGAGCTTCAACCAGAGCTCCAACCTGCACCGGCACCAGCGCACACACACTGGCGAGCGCCCCTACTGCTGCCCGGCCTGCGGCAAGGCCTTCAGCCGCCGCTCCAATCTGGCGCagcaccagcgcatccacaccGGCGAACGCCCCTTCCACTGCGGCGACTGCGGCAAGAGCTTCAGCGAGAGCTCCTACCTGATCCGgcaccagcgcacccacaccGGCGAGCGCCCCTACAAGTGCCCAGCCTGCGGCAAGGCCTTCTCCCGCAGTTCCCACCTGGCACGACACCAGCGCACCCACACTGGTGAGCGCCCCTACCCCTGCACCGACTGTGGCAAGTGCTTCGGGCTCAGCTCCGACCTGGCCACACACCGCCGCACCCACACAGGCGAGAAGCCTTTCCGCTGCACCGACTGTGGCAAGGCCTTCTCCCGCAGCTCCCACCTGGTGCagcaccagcgcacccacaccGGGGAGCGCCCCTACCGCTGCGCCCAGTGCGGCAAGAGCTTCTGCCATGGCTCCAACCTGCTGCAGCACCAACGCACGCACCGCGGCGAGCGCCCCTACCGGTGCCAGCAGTGTGGCAAGGCCTTCAGCCTGAGCTCCAACCTGATCCGCCACCAGCGCATCCATACGGGCGAGCGCCCCTACCGCTGCACCGACTGCGGGCGCAGCTTCGTGCTgagctctgacctcctgcagcacCACCGTGTGCACACGGGCGAGCGTCCCTACCAGTGCCCCGACTGTGGCAAGGCCTTCTCCCGTGCCGCCCACCTGGCCCAGCACCGCCGCACCCACACGGGCGAGCGCCCTTACCACTGCCAGCACTGTGGTAAGAGCTTCAGCCATGGCTCCAACTTCATCAAGCACCAGAGCACCCACCTGCATGGCTGGCAGCCCTGCTGGCCCCTTAAGGAGGGCGGGGAGGGCCCCCAGGATGATGGGGCTGGcaaggaggtggaggaggggcaggcacAGCCTTAAAGCATGGCGGTGCTTGGAGTGCAGGACCTGCTACACACAGGAGAATCCATCATTGCCAGCCTCCTAACCAGATCACTTGGATGGAGTGAGAACCTATTAAACATCACAGAACTCTGCCCCGTACGGAACTGGGAACCCACCTCTGGCCTCGTAGCCAGGTGCcctggacagagctgggaacGCACCCCCGGTGTCCAGGATGGAGTTGGGAATCCAGCCTCGTAGCCAGGTGCCCCGGACAGAGACGGGAACCCATCCCCAGCCTTGTAGCCAGGTGCCCCGGACAGAGCTGGGAACCTATTTAATGTTGCTACTGTTGCTTTACGGGCCACATCACTTAGCACCCACAATGTATCACACATCACACTATGCTGCAATAGGGTTCATAGCCACCTGGCCCAACTCTCCCAGCCTATCAAGCATCCAGCAACTCAACACTGGCCCCCGCACAGCCTTTTGGGCTTGTTTAAATTGCCCTGGTTTGATGTAAATTAGTTTAGAAGCCAGTTTTTAGGCCCAGTGTAAACACTGGGCCTAAACCAGTGACCTGCAGGTGAGAGCAGCCAAGCCCTGGTGTGATCCCAGCCATCTGCGAATCCAGCTCTCATCTGTGCCAAGGTGCTGAGTCCAGGATGAGGGTCCCTGCTTTGCCGGGAGGATACTCCAGAGAGTGGAGGACTCAAATCTCACAAAGGCCAAGTGAGATTCAGCAGGCAGGAGCCACCCTGGGTCAATTCAGACTAGCAATGAAGGGCAAACGTTTGTCAGGATGGGGGATTCCCCAGCGGGGCAGCTCCCCCTGGGACGGTGGGAGGAATGCTCCATCCCTTGGGGGCGCTACATCCAGGCCAAATGTCTCTAaaggctgtgctctggctccagcACAGATCTGGGCTAGGGGAAGGAATGGCTGCAGGTGAACCTCCAGCCCATGTGATACAGGGAGGCAGGCTGGGGGATGGGTACGGTCCCTTCTCTCCTGTTATCTGCAATGGCATTCCCACATGTGCCCAGCTGTACAGAGGGAGGCTCTTGTGAACCAGGGTCTTAGAAGCTGGATCTGGGCCCTTGTGTTTGCAGCAtcccacatagaatcataggactggaagagacctcaaaaggtcatctagttcacTCCCCTGCACTCATCTTCCTAGCAGTCGcatttcctccccttctcccagggTTGAGCTTGGTTCACGCTCAAACGAGACACTCGCAAGTAAAGCCCAAAGGATTCCCAAGGATGGGGATGGTGCTCCCAGAAAATCCAGACAGCCAGACGCCTCCAGATGAGGTGCTACTAACATTGCCTTCCCCTGGCAGCATCTCCAGCGTGTGGCTACTCCATAGAAGGCTGCTAGCTTAGAAGCACACTGATAGCTGGGttggatgcaggagtcaggggtgaggttctgtgctATGCGGCAGGTCGGACAGGTGATCACCATAGTGTCTTCTGGCCTTAGGCTGTACACCCTTGTTCTATTCTGTCCTTTAACCCAGTCTGTGCTGCTTCCAACCATCCTGGTTCCCGTCTCTTGCCCAGTTCTCTGGTATCTCTTGCCAGCACTCTAGCTTCCTCTGGTGATGAAGAAACCCCCCATTTCTGCATTGTAACACTTCTAGGGAGTGATCCTTAGCTCATCAAAGGCTACATTATCTCTGAACGATCTCTCCGGAACCACTCCCCTTCTCAGTCTAGTCCTCACGATGCACGTTGCAAAGGTACAGATGACAGTCATTGGCTATGCTCTTCCAGTCTGGCTTGGGGGATGATCAAATCTGCCACCTGTTTGGAGGAGCTCTGCTCAGAGGCCATTGCTGTTTCCTAAAGGCATCTTGCAAGGTGGGCTTGGGGTTGAACTTTAGCAGGATGAGCAGCTTCTGGCCTGTCCCACAGTGGGAACACTGGGAAGCGTAGCAGACAGCTAGCCCAAAACCTCGTGTTGCAGCACTGCCACGGTGGGGGGTGCCGGTAAAACACGTCAGAACATTTCAATGCAACAGCTTTCCTTAGCTCTGAGCCATCCCATGGAGCAGGCAGACCCAGcacaaactcccctgccctcctaAAATCTCACTCTGTCTGTTGGTTGAATGTAAATCTCAAGCCATGATATGTGTCAACCTCCAGCCTGGCTCTTGAGCAGGGCCATCTCCTCTTTTGTGTAGATGAGTTTCAAAGCTGCCAAAGGGATTTGGGTGCCCATGAGAGAGTGGTGTTACCCCTCTGTATGGCATAGGTGAGATTGCCAATGGGACAGCATATCCAGGCCAGGgattggaaaaattggaaagggctcaggacagagccaTGAGGAGGTTTGCAGGGTGGGGAAACGTGCCTTGAGAAGCTCAGCCCATTTAACTCAGTGATGCCAAGGTTAACTGGGGTGATTTGATCCCAGTCTGTCAGTCCCTATAGTGGGAGATTTCTGACAGTCAAGGGTGTGGGAATCTCCCAGACAAATgcccagcagggctgggaactgaTGCCACACAAATTAACACCGGCAATAAGGGGCAAGTATTTCCCAGGGAGGGGATTCCCCCAGTGGAACAATTGACctgcagagggggagggaagattcTCCATTGCTTGGAGTCTTTTAGTCCAGATGGGTTGTCTCTCGAGAAGCAGCACTCTGGCTCAGCCCAAGGGATGACCTGAATGCAAGGACCTCTGCAGGAGATACTAGGCGGGTGCTATGCAGGTGGAACTAGACTATCATAAAATGGCCTTACAAAGGGGATGTGGTGCCTAAGTGCCAGTGGTGGCTTTGAAAACCCTAGGCCCAGCTTGTGTGTTGGGAAGCAAGGGGTAGGCAAGGTGGGGGAGCTTTCTAGTCCTGCTGCAATACACTGCCAACGTTGCTGGTTTTCTTCATTACACTTTTGTTACCAAGCAGCATTGTGAAGGCATGACAGTGACTccacagcagtggctggaggttCTCCCTATGAACCACCTAAACTGCTGTGGGAGCAGTCAAGGAGGATAAGGACATTGCTGACATGCTATGTTCCTTTCCTTCAGCCCTCTGCACAGAGGATGCTGAGAGATACCTGCTCTTCTGTGGTAACAAAGATATGGTGCTACCAGGGACTGAGGTGTCAGAAGATGCAGTGCTGGAACCAATTTGATAGCAAGAAGTCAGCAAGACATCCAAGAGTTAACAAGAAAGAAGTAGATGAGATATTTTTAGGAGCACCTCCTTATAAACAGCTGCTCTATGGGATGGTAACAAATTTTGTGCCTATTTGAAAAAGCTCCAGAGAATCTTACTTCATTCCTCACTAAACTGTTTGGAAGAAACACAATCAACAAAGCCCTCAACGCTGGTGGTAGGAAGAGCTCTAACTGACCAGGAAAGTCAGGCTGGGCTCGTGTATTAGACTTCTAGGAGCATGTCTCCAAACTAAATGTCAGTGAAGGAGAATCAGCTCCTAGCATTCATTTGAACTCACAAAGGCTCTAGCAGAGTCCCTCCCAAGAGTGAGGAAAGTAGaaagaagtggggaggggagagagagagagagagagaaacttttgccATCTACCGGAAACTTGCTAGGACACAGGAAACAATGGGTAGCGTTAAATACATGGTCTGCTTTCATCGTGGTGAAAGATTCAGAGCAGAGCCCACCAGGTTCCACACCAGGTCAGTGTTTGATATAGTTAATgatcaggaagtggggggtgagCAGTGAAATGGCTAAATTTGCAGGTGCAATATGGTGGTCTGTAGAAGATGCCAAGTAGTGGCCCACCTTGTGCTTCATCAGTTAGGATGTTGATCCGTGGGCATTCATGGTCTCTTGCTTCCATGCTGTCAGTGACTCAGGAGCAGATCACGCCATTTTTGAGAGTGCTGCTCCCCTGTCATCCACCTGACCCTTTCTAAATAGGTTACAtacagagatttttaaaaaagaacaggagtacttgtggcaccttagagactaacaaatttattagagcataagcttttgtgggctacagcccacttcttcggatgcatagaatggaacatatattgaggagatatatatacacacattccgATCACGCAAATCATCTCAGCGGGTTTCAGAAATACCTACCGGGGCAAATTATTACTCATTGCTCAATAAACTGCAATTCCtcttgttacccaggctcctagcatcgGTGTAGAGGCGATTAAAGAATTGTTTTTCTTCGGGTCCCTTGTCTTGTTTCAGTTCGTTCTCACTAAATGAGCGCTCCTCTCTCCCCGCTTGTCACACCAGCGATTAGAAACTGGCTGATACCAACACCGGCGGGGAGCCGGGCCAGCTCGAGTAGGGGTTGGTGGTCCCTGCACCCTGGTGCCAGGTGAGCCGCGGGGGCTGTGAGGTTGCCTCCTGGACGTGCCgttatggggggcggggggcagcgaaCCGGCCCCAGCCGCAGGTAAcccgaggggtggggggctggagactggggatggaacccaggcgtccgggctcccgttggtctgtgagggcagcaggccccggggtgggggtgtcCCTGGAGCTCGCATTTCCCgcggctgggaggggaggagcgaggccGCCTCAGGGCCCGATCTCCCGCGGCAGGGGTGGGACGGAAGCCAGGAGGCGGGTCCCCTCCGGCCAGAGAGGCGGGGTCTGCGCCTTGCTTCCGGGCCGGTGCGCCTTGTTCCCGGCTTCGCACAACGTCACTTCCGTCGCGGTACTGAGTCCGGGTGCCCTACATGGAGGGGCTTCCGGCcggagggggaaggggctgggacggAAGCGGCGCAGCAGCAAGGGCGTCCCGAGCGAGCAGCATGGCCCTGAACGCGGCAGGTACcgcctgggggcggggcaggagaggccggggatggggcaggagggggagaggatCCCTTGGGGGGTGCCCTGAGCAGGGGATGGATTtagggaggggagcaggaagggcAGCTGAGCCTTGAGCTGGGagcaggagtgggggctggggaagcagaggaAGGGGCAGCCCTGCAAGAGGTGACGATGGGGTTAGGGTGCTTGGGACATAGGGGCTCTAGTAGGGGCTGCGGGGAGGGACTGTGCTGTCAGGGGTTGCGGTGGGAGCTGGCTCCCTAAGTAGTGCTAGAGCTGGTGGCATCTGGCAGCGGAGGGAAGGGGGCAACGCAGACCCTATTTAACTGCTTCAGCCCAGCTCAGCCTCTCATGGGCGCAGTGGCACTGTCCCTTCTAGATGGGCACAGCTGGCATCACTGCAGATTGGCATGGTGCTGGGTGAGGGAGCCCTGTACAAACATCTCCTGGGCCCCATCCCAAAGGTGACTGCATCTCAGTGTCAGGTATGGGGTCCCTGCTCTGACAGCTTGCAGGGATGCTGTGCGATGGCTCTGTCAACTTCCCATCTCCCCCCTCAGGCAACGATGATGGGAACTGGGAGCCACCTTCAGAGGCAGAGCTGAAGGTGATCCAGGCACGGAGGGAGCGGCAGGATAAGATCAGCAGAGTGATGGGCAACTACCTGCTCAAGGGGTACCGCATGCTGGGGGAGTGCTGCGAAGAGTGTGGGGTACGACCCGTGGCCTGTGCGGGAAGCCTAATAGAGGACACTgtgctccaggcaggagcagagggcagtgtgGGGGCCCCCAGCTATCCATCACTAGCTCTGCAGGGAGTGTCCTAGGCCAGCTCCATTTCTTCTAGCCTGGGATCCAgtagggagcaggctggggccagccctgtcATATGGATGGGCCTGTGGGTCTGATCCACGGGGGGAAAGGGATACTGGTCTGGGTGGCcccattggtctgatctgggaggtgggaagggtgGGATACTAGGCTAAGTGGGCCCATGGATCTgattgggggggaaagggaggcatACTGAGCTGAATGGACCTCAGTCCCCAGTGTGAGTGGGAGCTTCCATCACCCAGCGGTGAGGGGGAgagttccctccacccccacagcatGGTATCCTCCCCTTCCCATGTGGACtattccacccacccaccctacTACATTGTGTTCCCGCCCCAGAGCAGGATAGGCTGTAGGGGAAGCTGCTCCACCCCAGGGCCATGCAGTCTAGTCCCTCCCATGtaatggggctcccagccctctggGCGACAATTCCTGGCCTCACCCgctctctttccttcccctccttttGCTCCCTCTCCCTCATCAGAGGCCTGAGGGTGGTTCTAGTCTGCCTTTGAGTTAGAACTGGGGAGCAGCTCTGGTGTCACTGCCCCCCATCCTGGGACAACCCCCTCTTGCATTGCTCTGCCCTGAAGTCCCACACCAGGCTGTCTCTCACTTACAGACCATCTTGCTCCAAGACAAGCAGAGGAAACTTTACTGCGTGGCCTGCCAGGAGCTCAACTCTGACATCGACAAGGACAACCCGGGTACGGCCCTTCCCAGCGACGTGCTGTCTGCCAGGGAGGTGTTCGAGTGGCATGGGAATAATGGGGGgattggctggctcaggggccacggaatgggacatggggcctttcccctctaggaggACCAGCTCTGATCTAGTGCTGGTCACTGCATAGAACCTATGGCATCCAGAAGGTCCCTGACCCAGTGAGCTCACACTCTCAGCAGAAACAGGCAccaagaggggaagggatttgcccaaggtcagtggcagtgctgggaatagaacccaggcgtcccggCTCCCAAGGCAGTGCTTCATCGCCTGCCCTCCCTCAGTTCAGCTGTGAGGCTGTGGCTGCGTCCTGCGTTGCACACTGCTGACCCTGGAAGCAGCTCTGGGACCTGCAGCTCTGACCCCAtctgtcctctctctctttccagcgCTGAATGCCCAGGCTGCCCTGTCCCAGGTCCGTGAGTGCCAGCTGGCCTCCACCTCAGAGGAGACCACGCCCCTTGGGTACCTCCCagccacccagcagcagccccatgtgccgcGCCCAGAACACTGTGAGGGGGCGGCCTCGGGACTCCGAGCTGCCGCCACTGCGGCTGCCATACCGCAGGCCCGGCCTGCCCCAACACCTGCCTTGCCTGCTagccccctggctgcagcagAGGATGCCATCCTCCAGAAGCTGGGCtgggccagccaggagctccagcACAGCGCCTCCATCGAGCTCAGCCTCCAACTATGCAGCCTCATCCGCTCCTGCGCTGAGTCCTTGAAATGCCTCAAGGAGCTGACCCCACAGTGAGTCGCTCATGTTGACTCCGGCCTCCTCAGGGGCAGTGGCCAGGCCCCAGAACACTGACTACACTTGGCAcagccagccctggagagggTGAGGACGCCCCCCCAGAGACTCTGTTTCGCCAGCCCCCTTCGGCTGGACAAAGATCCTGTTCTTTGTCTGTAGCTTCCGATAAAAACTCCAAAATCTTGTGAAAGACTCAATCTGATAATTTGGGGTCGGGGTGACCCAAagcatcagatgcatggagatgCCAGGCTGGATCTGACCTGGAGAGGGGGGATTCTATGTTGGATGGGCCAtgggtctgatctggggcaggaggagcagaTGGGGCCAGCCCAGTTCTCCTTTGTTCCATTGTCTCTTGGTCTCACCCAGGCAGCTGTGGCAGGAGCCATGGAGCAGGCATCTGCCAGGCCTATTGTAATATTGAGACAACAGCTATGCAGCCAGGATCCCACTGGGCTGGGCTTCCTGCCTGTCATGCCCTGTCCACCCCCCAATGGAACTCCTGGCCAGCTggatgctgggggagaggagcgggggATTCCTGACTGCAGCACAGACAGTACCTGGCTCCAATGCCCCAGCTCACCACTAGGGGGTTGCtatgggggctcagtagggggcactctccaACTGTAGCCAGTACTTGTCCAAATGCCCTAGCATGGTGCTAGGGGATGCTTTGCTGCAGGAAGTGACGAGGGGCCTCAGTGGGGCACGCTCCCCTTCGTCAGTGATCACTAAATAGCCCACTGGAGTTTCACCAACAGTCACAGCATCCACACCCAAGTCCCTACATTCTTCCTTGCATTGAAATCCTCCTTCGCTTCCTGTGGTTGGTTTTAAGCAATGAGTGAGGCGGCTGCATCTCAGTACTGGGAGAGGGACTTCTGTGTAAACATCCTTTCCGCCCCACCCTAGAATCAGCCACTTCTCAGCACCAGGCAAGCGACCCTTATAtaaacagcccccaccccagaggctgctgcATCTCAGTACCAGGCAGAAGGGATTTCAGGTCAGGCCATTGTTATGCCCAGTGTGTAACCCCCAGGCCATACATCTTGACCTGTGGCCTGAGATGTAGACATTGAAATTGACTAAGATCTGATTGTGAAATTATCTAGCCCAACGTCACAGTAAAATGGGAACACACTGTTCAATGAGCGTTTTCTCTGCTCTTTGTGATTCCGTAGTGCAGATTCCCAGTCTGGTTACTAAGGTGACCCACCAGCTTCCTTCTGAATTGTTTTGTGACTCACCATTACATATATGCATCCTCTCCCCAGCACTACAATCCTCATTCCAGCCCAGTGTgtaggaggtggggggtgggttgGAGAGTGAGTTTGCCCTGCAGAATACCCGGAATGACGTGGGACCCCCACCCCGTCTGCCAGATCTCTCACACACTGCATATGCAAAGTCAGGGGCAGAGTGGCGCACTGTTCAAAAGGCATCCCCCATCCAATACTGAATACAACTGTGTCTAGTTTTATCTCAGTACTGGATGGGGACAAGCCACCCAAAAAGGGAACTGCCCAGTTCAAAGCCAGATGAGTGGCCTCCCTGCACTGCAACGGTGGCTCCCATCATAGGCgcagactctgtgggtgctccagccctggagcacccacagaaaaaaattggtgggtgctcagcacccaccggcagctccccgccccgccccccccgctccagcttacctccgcctcctccgcgagcgcgccgccgcgtcctgcttctccccctccctcccagcacttgtgccgcgaaacagctgtttctggggcagggagagaaaggggaggagggggaacatggcagggctgggggaagaggcggggctggagtggggatttggggaagggatccaatagggcaggggttctcaaactgggggtcgggagctCTCAGGGGGTCGGGAGactattatgtggggggtcgcaagctgtcagcctccaccacaaaccccgctttgcctccagaatttataatggtgttaaatatattaaaaagtgtttttaatttatacggggtgggcacactcagaggcttgctatgtgaaaggggtcaccagtacaaaagtgtgAGAATCACTGCAataggggtagggagggggcggagttagggcggggactttggggatggggttggaatgggggtcgggccaggggaggggaaagggtggagtcgggggggggCACAGGCACCCACAGtgcgccggagaaagttggcacctatggctcCCATATCATAGCTGGACTCGGCTCCCTGCTTTGCTCCAGCAGTTGCCACCTGGTGCACAGGGTCGCAGTGCCACTCAGGTGTGGCTgagcgctgcccagaccccgactgaGAGCAGGGGAGCCCCACTTCAGGCCAGGCGCTACCCAGACTCTGACTGAGAGGGGGGCCCCCTTCAGGCCGGTGCTGCCCAGACCACCATTGAGAAAGGGggggcccccattggcctgggtgCTG from Emys orbicularis isolate rEmyOrb1 chromosome 7, rEmyOrb1.hap1, whole genome shotgun sequence encodes:
- the LOC135881572 gene encoding zinc finger protein 883-like gives rise to the protein MEPGEESSVPDPQGSEEMEVGADDSAACLSEEEDSDQEGPEMVPSHKMWPGVSKGDVSPSSPWDMAGQSPGIGAQAPDDSGDLEQGLEEFGDIIVHRVTQMGVKPCRYIEGGRSYELSPGLARRLLRLDEKPYECTECGKSFNQSSNLHRHQRTHTGERPYCCPACGKAFSRRSNLAQHQRIHTGERPFHCGDCGKSFSESSYLIRHQRTHTGERPYKCPACGKAFSRSSHLARHQRTHTGERPYPCTDCGKCFGLSSDLATHRRTHTGEKPFRCTDCGKAFSRSSHLVQHQRTHTGERPYRCAQCGKSFCHGSNLLQHQRTHRGERPYRCQQCGKAFSLSSNLIRHQRIHTGERPYRCTDCGRSFVLSSDLLQHHRVHTGERPYQCPDCGKAFSRAAHLAQHRRTHTGERPYHCQHCGKSFSHGSNFIKHQSTHLHGWQPCWPLKEGGEGPQDDGAGKEVEEGQAQP
- the ZNRD2 gene encoding protein ZNRD2, producing the protein MEGLPAGGGRGWDGSGAAARASRASSMALNAAGNDDGNWEPPSEAELKVIQARRERQDKISRVMGNYLLKGYRMLGECCEECGTILLQDKQRKLYCVACQELNSDIDKDNPALNAQAALSQVRECQLASTSEETTPLGYLPATQQQPHVPRPEHCEGAASGLRAAATAAAIPQARPAPTPALPASPLAAAEDAILQKLGWASQELQHSASIELSLQLCSLIRSCAESLKCLKELTPQ